One Fontisphaera persica DNA window includes the following coding sequences:
- the aroC gene encoding chorismate synthase — protein sequence MGNIFGHLFRITTWGESHGGGVGVVVEGCPPRLPLTEADIQPDLNRRRPGQSKIVSPRKEPDHVEILSGTFEGLTLGSPICMWVKNEDARPEAYTEMAEKFRPSHADYTYWAKYGIRNWQGGGRASARETVGRVAAGAIAKKILRLHFGVEVLACVIQVHRIQAQVDVERVKFKEIESNIVRCPDTAAAEKMVRAIERARRQGNSLGGIVLGIARGVPPGWGEPVFDRLQADLAKGMMSLPAAKGFDIGSGFDCVRYTGLTHNDPFRMKGGRVRTLSNRSGGVQGGISNGETIYFRVAFKPTATVMHEQPTVDVRGHNTTLKGRGRHDPCVLPRAVPLVEAMTALVLVDHALRHQAQCGPWLGKTGRPA from the coding sequence ATGGGCAACATTTTTGGGCATTTGTTTCGCATCACCACCTGGGGCGAATCCCACGGCGGCGGCGTGGGCGTCGTCGTCGAGGGCTGCCCTCCGCGCCTGCCGCTCACCGAGGCGGACATTCAACCGGATTTGAACCGGCGCCGGCCCGGGCAGTCAAAAATCGTCTCCCCCCGCAAAGAGCCGGACCATGTGGAAATACTTTCCGGGACTTTTGAAGGCCTGACGCTCGGCTCACCCATTTGCATGTGGGTAAAGAACGAGGACGCCCGCCCGGAGGCCTACACCGAGATGGCGGAGAAGTTCCGGCCCTCCCACGCGGATTACACCTATTGGGCCAAGTACGGCATCCGCAACTGGCAGGGCGGCGGCCGCGCCAGCGCGCGGGAGACCGTGGGCCGGGTGGCGGCGGGGGCGATTGCCAAGAAAATCCTGCGGCTGCATTTTGGCGTGGAAGTGCTGGCGTGTGTGATTCAGGTGCACCGGATTCAGGCGCAGGTGGATGTCGAGCGCGTCAAATTCAAGGAGATTGAGTCCAACATCGTGCGCTGCCCAGACACGGCGGCGGCGGAGAAAATGGTGCGGGCCATTGAACGCGCCCGCCGGCAGGGGAACAGCCTGGGGGGTATCGTGCTGGGCATCGCCCGCGGCGTGCCGCCGGGCTGGGGGGAGCCGGTGTTTGACCGGTTGCAGGCCGATCTGGCCAAGGGCATGATGAGCCTGCCGGCGGCCAAAGGGTTTGATATTGGCTCGGGTTTTGATTGTGTGCGCTACACGGGCCTGACCCACAATGATCCTTTTCGCATGAAAGGCGGCCGGGTGCGGACGTTGAGCAACCGCTCCGGCGGCGTGCAGGGGGGCATCAGCAACGGAGAGACGATTTATTTCCGCGTGGCCTTCAAGCCCACCGCCACGGTGATGCACGAACAACCCACGGTGGATGTGCGGGGGCACAACACCACCTTGAAGGGCCGCGGGCGCCATGACCCTTGCGTGCTGCCGCGCGCCGTGCCGCTGGTGGAGGCCATGACAGCCCTGGTGCTGGTGGACCACGCCCTCCGGCATCAGGCCCAGTGCGGGCCGTGGCTGGGGAAGACCGGACGCCCGGCTTAG
- a CDS encoding DUF6941 family protein, which produces MEIQVASLCDAATDSQGKLNILGTFDTINASQMPAVHPQCSVALRLVFDKMEEGPHTVGLNFVDEDGRPVMPPIQMPIKVEVPDEAIFVSRNFIVNIQHMKFEKPGFYSVDISFDGEIKGRIPLLVRFCPPPRPPKPEFGSSPE; this is translated from the coding sequence ATGGAAATTCAAGTGGCATCCTTGTGTGACGCGGCAACCGACTCCCAGGGAAAATTGAACATCCTGGGCACCTTTGACACCATCAACGCCTCCCAGATGCCCGCCGTGCATCCGCAATGCAGCGTGGCCTTGCGGCTGGTGTTCGACAAGATGGAGGAAGGCCCGCACACGGTGGGCCTCAATTTCGTGGACGAGGACGGCCGCCCGGTCATGCCGCCCATTCAGATGCCCATCAAGGTGGAAGTGCCCGATGAGGCCATTTTTGTTTCGCGCAATTTCATCGTGAACATCCAGCACATGAAATTTGAAAAACCGGGTTTCTATTCGGTGGATATTTCATTCGACGGCGAGATTAAGGGTCGCATCCCCCTGCTGGTGCGCTTTTGCCCGCCCCCGCGGCCGCCGAAACCGGAGTTTGGCAGCTCGCCAGAGTAA
- a CDS encoding ATP-binding protein — translation MTLAQLAVHQPALELLQRSLGRGRLGHAYLFTGADLEELAAAARALAMTLNCQSPPRRGETGLPLDACGACLPCRKVQDELHPDVFWVRPESKTRIIKAEQIRELIRELSLRPAEAAHKVAVIVAADRMHPSAANAFLKTLEEPPAGTVLMLLSTEPQHLLETILSRCLRLNLAGGGPRLAPEVEKWLQDFAALLAAAGPNLLERYRLLGELATQLGQMREAIGQRLEAQSPLQRFPEAEPEQKEQWEAELKAAIEAEYRRQRGELLQAWEWWLRDVWLATLGINGALLALPALEAATRRAAARLQPAQAQANVQVLEEMAARLRTNAQEALVLEVGMLKMKL, via the coding sequence ATGACGCTCGCGCAACTGGCCGTCCATCAACCGGCGCTGGAATTGCTGCAGCGCAGCCTGGGCCGGGGCCGCCTGGGCCACGCTTATCTGTTCACGGGCGCCGATTTGGAAGAACTCGCGGCCGCCGCGCGCGCCCTGGCCATGACCCTCAATTGCCAGTCGCCGCCGCGGCGCGGCGAAACCGGCCTGCCCCTGGATGCCTGCGGCGCCTGCCTGCCCTGCCGCAAAGTGCAGGACGAGCTGCATCCCGATGTGTTCTGGGTGCGGCCGGAGTCCAAAACCCGCATCATCAAGGCGGAGCAAATCCGCGAGCTGATTCGCGAGCTGAGCCTGCGCCCGGCCGAGGCCGCGCACAAGGTGGCCGTGATTGTGGCGGCGGACCGGATGCATCCCAGTGCCGCCAATGCCTTTCTCAAGACGCTGGAAGAACCGCCCGCCGGCACCGTCCTGATGCTGCTGAGCACCGAGCCGCAACATTTGCTGGAGACCATTCTTTCGCGCTGCCTCCGTTTGAACCTGGCCGGCGGCGGCCCGCGCCTGGCGCCCGAAGTGGAAAAGTGGTTGCAGGACTTTGCCGCCCTGCTCGCCGCCGCCGGACCGAACCTGTTGGAGCGGTACCGCCTGCTGGGCGAGCTGGCCACGCAACTGGGCCAAATGCGCGAGGCCATTGGCCAGCGGCTCGAGGCGCAATCGCCTTTGCAACGTTTTCCGGAAGCGGAGCCGGAGCAGAAGGAGCAATGGGAGGCTGAATTGAAGGCCGCCATTGAGGCGGAGTACCGGCGGCAGCGCGGGGAATTGTTGCAGGCTTGGGAATGGTGGTTGCGCGATGTCTGGCTGGCCACGCTGGGCATCAACGGCGCGCTCCTGGCCCTGCCTGCGCTCGAGGCGGCCACCCGCCGGGCCGCGGCGCGCTTGCAACCAGCCCAGGCCCAGGCCAACGTGCAGGTGTTGGAGGAGATGGCGGCGCGGTTGCGCACCAACGCCCAGGAAGCCCTGGTGTTGGAAGTGGGGATGCTGAAAATGAAACTCTAA
- a CDS encoding O-antigen ligase family protein: protein MDAPVTPPGSVLPAERASAWLALWSGAVFGVALVKLGSPVILAEKVHTPENLLEVVLLSWPHRWGYALLGLWLLVGVLLAWRLPLHRAAALASPWWRWTPWLLMAWLAWQALAACFSIEPRLTRLVLPHFLACVACFVAGRFLLARTRHADYFWGLLALAVMVTLVHGADQHWGGLEATRRQFEQLPPEMRVAMDTPEFRARMASNRIFSTFFYPNAFAGGLLLALPPALALVWRWLARRSRRLALAIAGAIGLAGLACLGWTGSKAGWLIALLLGVAVLWLGPMAPRYKWALATALCLAGLLGFWWKHASYVARGAPSARARLTYWRVAWDNVREHPAFGTGPGTFTAVYRAKKPPEAESTRMVHNDYLQQATDSGLPGMLLYTLFVAGMLAGARPARWQSNWPAAAWLGVLGWALQGLVEFGLYIPALAWPAFLWLGWLRAERLAGPSFP from the coding sequence ATGGATGCTCCGGTTACGCCGCCTGGGTCCGTCCTGCCTGCCGAACGCGCCAGTGCCTGGCTGGCCTTGTGGAGCGGGGCGGTCTTTGGGGTGGCCCTGGTCAAACTGGGCAGCCCCGTGATTCTGGCGGAAAAAGTGCACACCCCGGAAAATCTGCTGGAAGTGGTCTTGTTGTCCTGGCCGCACCGCTGGGGTTATGCCCTGCTGGGTTTGTGGCTCCTGGTGGGCGTATTGCTGGCCTGGCGCCTGCCGCTCCATCGCGCCGCGGCCCTCGCTTCTCCGTGGTGGCGCTGGACTCCCTGGCTGCTCATGGCCTGGCTCGCCTGGCAGGCACTGGCGGCATGCTTTTCCATTGAACCCCGGTTGACCCGCCTGGTGTTGCCGCATTTCCTGGCCTGCGTGGCCTGTTTCGTGGCCGGGCGCTTTTTATTGGCCCGCACGCGCCACGCCGATTATTTCTGGGGCCTCCTGGCGCTGGCGGTCATGGTGACCCTGGTCCATGGCGCAGACCAGCACTGGGGCGGACTGGAGGCCACCCGCCGCCAATTTGAGCAGTTGCCGCCGGAAATGCGCGTGGCCATGGATACCCCGGAGTTTCGCGCCCGGATGGCCAGCAACCGGATTTTTTCCACGTTCTTTTACCCCAATGCTTTCGCCGGGGGTTTGTTGTTGGCCTTGCCCCCGGCGCTGGCGCTGGTCTGGCGCTGGCTGGCGCGGCGGAGCCGCAGGCTGGCGCTGGCCATTGCGGGCGCCATCGGCCTCGCCGGGTTGGCCTGCCTGGGGTGGACAGGTTCCAAGGCGGGCTGGTTGATTGCACTTCTCCTTGGGGTGGCCGTGCTGTGGCTGGGGCCGATGGCCCCCCGTTATAAATGGGCGCTGGCCACCGCACTTTGCCTGGCCGGCCTGCTGGGCTTTTGGTGGAAGCATGCCAGTTACGTGGCGCGCGGCGCCCCCAGCGCCAGGGCGCGGCTGACCTACTGGCGGGTGGCCTGGGACAATGTCCGCGAGCATCCGGCCTTCGGCACCGGGCCGGGCACGTTCACGGCGGTGTATCGCGCCAAAAAACCGCCGGAAGCCGAGTCCACGCGCATGGTGCACAATGATTATCTCCAGCAGGCCACAGATTCGGGCCTGCCGGGCATGCTGCTTTACACTTTGTTCGTCGCCGGGATGCTGGCAGGCGCCCGCCCGGCGCGCTGGCAATCGAATTGGCCGGCGGCCGCCTGGCTGGGCGTGCTGGGCTGGGCCTTGCAGGGCTTGGTGGAATTTGGATTGTATATTCCCGCGCTGGCCTGGCCCGCCTTTTTGTGGCTGGGCTGGCTGCGCGCGGAACGGCTGGCAGGCCCTTCCTTCCCATGA
- the lpxB gene encoding lipid-A-disaccharide synthase, which produces MNSPAPSLMVIAGETSGDTLAAELVTALRQQAREAGQAAPVFFGAGGPRMAAAGVELAVDMTEHAVVGLWEVARHYWKFRRIFHQLLRLAAVRQPDLVLCVDFSGFNRRLGHAIKARARGAWQPRLVQMVSPQVWASRPGRAKSLERDFDLLLSIFPFEKAWYAQQAPSLRVEFVGHPIFDRYPPPPEAAPPATGPARVVLLPGSRTAELKRHLPPLLGAWELIRQKHPSASAVMVLPDERLRALALAQGAGAVVTVQTGGLPERLREATVALACTGTVTVECAYFGVPTVTLYKTSWLTYEVARRLVTVPTLTMPNLLAGTAVFPEFIQYQATPKALAQAALEFVEHPQSAAAVRAQLRQVMATLGGPGAARRAARLVWELLHTPPGR; this is translated from the coding sequence ATGAACTCCCCAGCCCCATCCCTCATGGTGATTGCCGGTGAAACCAGCGGTGACACGCTGGCCGCCGAGCTGGTCACCGCGCTGCGCCAGCAGGCCCGCGAGGCCGGACAGGCGGCGCCGGTCTTTTTTGGCGCCGGCGGCCCGCGCATGGCTGCCGCGGGCGTCGAGCTGGCGGTGGACATGACGGAGCACGCCGTGGTGGGCCTGTGGGAAGTCGCCCGGCATTACTGGAAATTCCGCCGGATATTTCATCAGCTTCTCCGGCTGGCCGCCGTTCGGCAACCCGATTTGGTCTTGTGCGTGGATTTCTCCGGCTTCAATCGCCGCCTGGGTCACGCCATCAAAGCCCGGGCCCGCGGCGCCTGGCAACCCCGCCTCGTGCAAATGGTCTCCCCGCAGGTCTGGGCCTCGCGGCCGGGACGGGCCAAATCCCTCGAACGCGATTTTGATTTGCTGCTGAGCATCTTTCCCTTTGAAAAAGCGTGGTACGCCCAACAGGCCCCGTCCCTGCGCGTCGAATTTGTGGGGCATCCGATTTTTGACCGCTACCCCCCGCCGCCCGAGGCCGCTCCCCCCGCCACCGGCCCGGCGCGGGTGGTGCTGCTGCCGGGAAGCCGCACGGCCGAATTGAAGCGCCATTTGCCGCCCTTGTTGGGCGCTTGGGAACTGATTCGTCAGAAACACCCTTCGGCTTCCGCCGTCATGGTGCTGCCGGATGAACGCCTGCGTGCCCTCGCTCTGGCCCAGGGGGCGGGCGCCGTGGTAACCGTGCAAACCGGCGGGCTGCCGGAGCGGCTGCGCGAGGCCACCGTGGCCCTGGCTTGCACGGGCACCGTGACCGTGGAATGCGCCTACTTTGGCGTGCCCACTGTGACGCTCTACAAAACTTCATGGCTGACCTACGAAGTCGCCCGGCGCCTGGTCACCGTGCCCACCCTGACCATGCCCAATTTATTGGCCGGGACCGCCGTGTTTCCCGAATTCATCCAATACCAGGCCACCCCCAAGGCGCTGGCCCAGGCGGCGCTGGAATTTGTGGAGCATCCCCAAAGTGCCGCCGCTGTGCGGGCGCAGTTGCGCCAGGTAATGGCCACCCTCGGCGGCCCGGGGGCAGCCCGGCGTGCCGCGCGGCTGGTGTGGGAGTTGCTGCACACTCCGCCGGGTCGCTGA
- a CDS encoding carboxypeptidase-like regulatory domain-containing protein: protein MPARPRMRFLGFLLLAGWMTWPLAACAQSQLSGRVFHPRFEGGDPLYLSTVMVFASQKGGTAEARSFRTWETHPAGWYFLVGPPGEYTVWFTQPGGFFRPLLLSPVVLRDGEKLDGRNVTPQFDYACFEERAWDSRPATDYYQVFTARGASLTAVGIRLAHDGVDGQGPGHQTLIATVHRAAAGTPDQWPQVGPPGWLPKVDCGGAKNYVYATGWDSGEVPLIPGEKYALRLRAEKEGGVLQTFWRTNTAAESKLYRVGKDGARGWVPQRLWLAVATDADAWVIPYNKKVHLAFQEFAGFAQRWSQTYVARGHSLAGVALLAAVGGAQPPLSRQRVVVRVRLDGPEGPVIGVEKIAIGNGNYTGDASWGMFGAAYARGEVPLTPGRTYALEFESIENYETLHGFVNIKGDVSDDRPGFNPYKKVAPDDYPHGTSYKFGREAMPFDLDLQVVEYATPGPLVPRPNLLRNGNMQEADGDLPASWTPFKVEPATRLLRFADGPAHTNFTARVLGGSATGARADGGFVQQVTGLNRFAAYRLTGKIRSSWPLDWQHQTLVGTDPTGQTENPDAPTVQWTKGPALHGVYLDYRSEPLRPQKDRLSIWLRGSTTMTNDYRFTADFDDFVLQLIEE from the coding sequence ATGCCTGCCCGACCTCGAATGCGCTTTTTAGGTTTCTTGCTTCTTGCGGGATGGATGACCTGGCCGCTGGCAGCTTGCGCTCAAAGCCAGCTTTCCGGCCGGGTGTTTCATCCACGCTTTGAAGGCGGCGACCCGCTCTACCTTTCCACCGTGATGGTCTTTGCGAGCCAGAAGGGCGGCACGGCGGAAGCCCGCTCTTTTCGCACGTGGGAAACTCACCCGGCGGGCTGGTATTTCCTCGTGGGGCCGCCGGGCGAATACACGGTGTGGTTCACCCAGCCCGGAGGATTTTTCCGTCCGCTGCTGTTAAGTCCGGTGGTGCTGCGGGACGGCGAGAAACTGGACGGCCGCAATGTGACCCCCCAGTTTGATTATGCTTGTTTTGAGGAACGCGCCTGGGACAGCCGGCCGGCCACTGATTATTATCAGGTGTTCACCGCGCGCGGCGCCAGCCTGACCGCCGTTGGCATCCGGCTGGCGCATGACGGGGTGGATGGGCAGGGGCCGGGCCATCAGACCCTGATTGCCACCGTCCATCGCGCGGCCGCCGGCACGCCCGACCAATGGCCGCAGGTGGGGCCGCCGGGCTGGCTCCCCAAGGTGGACTGCGGCGGCGCCAAAAATTACGTTTACGCCACCGGCTGGGATTCCGGCGAAGTGCCCTTGATTCCAGGGGAGAAATACGCCCTCCGCCTGCGCGCGGAAAAGGAGGGCGGCGTCCTGCAGACGTTTTGGCGCACCAACACCGCCGCGGAATCCAAACTGTACCGCGTGGGCAAGGACGGCGCCCGCGGCTGGGTCCCGCAACGGCTTTGGCTGGCGGTGGCCACCGATGCGGATGCGTGGGTCATACCCTACAATAAAAAAGTGCATTTGGCCTTCCAGGAATTTGCGGGTTTCGCCCAGCGTTGGAGCCAGACCTACGTGGCCCGCGGGCACAGTCTGGCTGGCGTGGCGTTGTTGGCGGCGGTGGGTGGCGCCCAACCGCCCTTGAGCCGGCAGCGCGTAGTGGTGCGCGTGCGGCTGGACGGCCCGGAAGGGCCGGTCATCGGCGTCGAAAAAATCGCCATTGGCAACGGCAACTACACCGGCGACGCTTCCTGGGGCATGTTTGGGGCCGCCTATGCCCGCGGGGAAGTGCCATTGACGCCGGGCAGGACGTATGCCCTGGAGTTTGAAAGCATCGAGAATTACGAAACCTTGCATGGTTTTGTGAACATCAAGGGCGATGTCAGTGATGACCGTCCCGGTTTCAACCCCTACAAAAAAGTGGCCCCGGACGATTACCCCCACGGCACGTCCTACAAATTCGGGCGCGAGGCGATGCCCTTCGACCTGGACCTGCAAGTGGTGGAGTATGCGACCCCAGGCCCGCTGGTCCCGCGTCCCAATCTGCTGCGCAACGGCAACATGCAGGAGGCCGACGGCGACCTGCCAGCCAGTTGGACCCCCTTCAAAGTGGAGCCGGCCACCCGCCTGCTGCGGTTTGCGGATGGCCCGGCTCATACGAATTTTACGGCCCGGGTGCTGGGGGGCAGCGCCACCGGCGCGCGCGCTGACGGCGGTTTTGTGCAGCAGGTCACCGGCTTGAACCGCTTTGCCGCGTACCGGCTGACAGGCAAAATCCGCTCCTCGTGGCCGCTCGACTGGCAGCACCAAACGCTGGTGGGTACCGACCCCACCGGCCAGACCGAGAATCCCGATGCGCCCACCGTGCAGTGGACCAAAGGCCCCGCCCTGCACGGCGTGTATCTGGATTACCGCAGCGAGCCCCTGCGCCCGCAAAAAGACCGCCTGAGCATCTGGTTGCGCGGCAGCACCACCATGACCAATGACTACCGCTTCACGGCCGATTTTGACGATTTCGTGCTGCAGCTAATTGAGGAGTGA
- the metX gene encoding homoserine O-acetyltransferase MetX, with protein sequence MHRKATVETKFLRVATPEKPLELFNGERLTDVTLAYETYGKLNANRSNAVLVFHALSGSAHAAGYNPEVPGVDNRWTDECKIGWWDGFIGPGKSVDTDHFFVICANYIGGCYGSTGPCSINPATGRRWGRSFPHITLSDIVDSQIRLLDHLGIEQLHAVMGASLGGMLSLSLATRYPDRVRTVIPCASGLLVPILTRIHNFEQIYAIESDPDFKGGDYDPLHQPRRGMALARMIGHKTFVSLDAMAERARKEIVRRSADLSWYDLTSPIESYMLHQGAKFVQRFDANTYLRILDAWNRFDIVREGVAEDLVSLFERCRQQKFLVFTIDTDVCYWPEEQEHMVKTLKKAGIEPTWITVHSDKGHDSFLLEPHLYRPFLRAALMD encoded by the coding sequence ATGCATCGGAAGGCAACTGTGGAGACCAAGTTCTTGCGCGTGGCCACGCCAGAAAAACCGCTGGAATTGTTCAACGGCGAGCGGTTGACGGACGTGACGCTGGCGTATGAGACGTATGGCAAGCTCAATGCCAACCGCAGCAATGCGGTGCTGGTGTTCCATGCCTTGAGCGGCAGCGCTCATGCCGCGGGGTATAATCCCGAGGTGCCCGGCGTGGACAACCGCTGGACGGATGAATGCAAAATCGGCTGGTGGGATGGCTTCATCGGGCCGGGCAAATCCGTGGATACCGACCATTTCTTCGTCATCTGCGCCAATTACATCGGCGGATGCTACGGTTCCACCGGGCCGTGCTCCATCAACCCCGCCACCGGGCGGCGGTGGGGGCGCAGTTTTCCGCACATCACGCTTTCGGACATTGTGGATTCGCAAATCCGGTTGTTGGACCATTTGGGGATTGAGCAATTGCACGCGGTGATGGGGGCCTCGCTGGGGGGCATGTTGTCGCTGAGCCTCGCCACGCGGTACCCGGACCGGGTGCGCACGGTGATACCCTGTGCCAGCGGCCTGCTGGTGCCCATTTTAACGCGCATTCACAACTTCGAGCAGATTTACGCCATTGAGTCGGACCCCGACTTCAAGGGCGGGGATTACGACCCCTTGCACCAGCCGCGGCGCGGCATGGCGCTGGCGCGGATGATTGGCCACAAAACGTTTGTCTCGCTGGACGCCATGGCCGAGCGGGCGCGCAAGGAAATTGTGCGGCGCTCGGCGGATTTGTCGTGGTACGATTTAACCAGCCCGATTGAGTCTTACATGCTGCACCAGGGGGCCAAGTTTGTGCAGCGGTTTGACGCCAACACCTATTTGCGCATTCTCGATGCGTGGAACCGGTTTGACATTGTGCGCGAAGGGGTGGCCGAAGACCTGGTCTCCCTGTTCGAGCGCTGCCGCCAGCAAAAGTTTCTGGTGTTCACCATTGACACCGATGTCTGCTACTGGCCGGAGGAGCAGGAGCACATGGTGAAGACGCTCAAAAAGGCGGGCATTGAACCCACGTGGATTACGGTGCACTCGGACAAGGGCCACGATTCCTTTTTGCTGGAGCCGCACTTGTATCGCCCCTTCCTGCGCGCGGCCTTGATGGATTGA